The proteins below are encoded in one region of Clostridium estertheticum:
- a CDS encoding IS1182 family transposase: MLKGQLEIKINTYHSLYSLIIPKDNILKQINDLVDFSFVYDELIINYSSSMGRGAINPIMLFKYLLLKVIYELSDEDVVERTLYDMSFKYFLNLAPEETNLINSSTLTKFRKLRLKDMNLLDLLINKTVELAIKEGVLKSKAIIVDATHTKSRYNQKSAGEELLKRAKNLRKTLYGVHPEIKEDLPNKVTNGVLEDILEYCKLLIDSINKNPEIVANPTVKTKLNYLTEAFNDDIENLKLSKDEDAKVGHKTEDSSFFGYKSHLAMSEERLITAAVITTGEKSDGKELIALIEKSREAGIDVNEVIGDTAYSEKKNLEYAKENKIALISKLNPVISQGMRKKEDEFEFNKDAGLFVCPAGHMAIKKAKQGKKNVGKNQVLTYYFNVEKCKNCVHKDGCYKEGAKSKTYSVSIKSNTHKDQIEFEKSEYFKKRARERYMIEAKNSELKHQHGYDVAISSGLISMQMQGALSIFTVNLKRIIKLKSMK; this comes from the coding sequence ATGCTAAAAGGACAATTGGAAATAAAAATAAATACATACCATAGCTTATATTCGTTAATTATTCCGAAAGATAACATTTTAAAGCAAATTAATGACCTTGTTGACTTTTCATTTGTTTATGACGAATTGATTATTAACTATAGTTCATCTATGGGTAGAGGTGCTATTAACCCTATAATGCTATTTAAATATTTGCTTTTGAAAGTAATATATGAATTGTCTGATGAAGATGTTGTTGAAAGAACTCTTTATGATATGTCATTTAAATATTTTCTGAATTTAGCCCCAGAAGAAACAAATTTAATAAACTCAAGTACATTAACTAAATTTAGAAAGCTTCGCCTTAAAGACATGAATTTATTAGATTTATTAATAAACAAGACTGTAGAACTTGCTATAAAAGAGGGAGTTTTAAAAAGCAAAGCAATAATAGTTGATGCTACGCATACCAAGTCACGTTATAACCAAAAATCAGCAGGAGAAGAATTATTGAAACGTGCAAAAAATTTAAGAAAAACATTGTACGGAGTACATCCTGAGATAAAAGAAGATTTGCCGAATAAAGTTACAAATGGAGTACTTGAAGATATTCTTGAGTACTGCAAATTATTAATTGATAGCATAAACAAGAATCCAGAAATTGTAGCAAATCCAACTGTGAAAACTAAATTAAACTACTTAACCGAAGCTTTTAATGATGACATAGAAAACCTAAAACTATCAAAAGATGAGGATGCAAAAGTGGGGCATAAGACTGAGGATAGTTCTTTTTTTGGATATAAATCACACCTTGCTATGAGTGAAGAACGTTTAATTACAGCAGCTGTTATTACAACTGGCGAAAAAAGTGATGGAAAGGAGCTCATAGCCTTAATAGAAAAAAGCCGTGAGGCTGGTATAGATGTTAATGAAGTAATTGGAGATACAGCTTATTCTGAAAAGAAAAATCTAGAATATGCAAAAGAAAATAAAATTGCATTAATTTCAAAACTAAATCCTGTAATTTCACAAGGAATGCGAAAAAAAGAAGATGAATTTGAGTTTAATAAAGATGCTGGTTTATTTGTATGTCCGGCAGGTCATATGGCTATTAAAAAAGCAAAACAGGGAAAGAAGAATGTTGGTAAAAATCAAGTGTTAACTTACTATTTTAATGTAGAAAAGTGTAAAAATTGTGTTCATAAAGATGGGTGTTATAAAGAAGGCGCTAAATCTAAAACTTATTCAGTTTCAATAAAGTCAAATACCCACAAAGATCAAATAGAGTTCGAAAAAAGTGAATATTTTAAAAAACGTGCTAGGGAGCGTTATATGATAGAGGCTAAAAATAGTGAACTTAAGCACCAACATGGCTATGATGTAGCAATATCGTCAGGCTTAATTAGCATGCAAATGCAAGGTGCATTATCAATCTTCACTGTGAATCTAAAGAGAATAATTAAGTTGAAAAGCATGAAATAG
- a CDS encoding toll/interleukin-1 receptor domain-containing protein — protein sequence MKKNIYISYSWDDKGNIEKVEYIVKCLRDTLKCEYNIILDQEIFNKETQDVNRFIADNIIDADMVIVFVTPSYVIKANKKDDGYGNKKDQKSGVEIETGYILERKHNWEKSIITVLLDGENVPKYLRQLSYIKEEVDSNIIQTLERKIKNFISEKDIHCTYENKKNNENLQTPHNLNLKNKPLDKIVDIEFICTGEPVRISGILLLDKSYVNLEHYQIINIFKKIVSENIMNYFAEKNSFVFQCNYFRIEFKNYDSYKKFIMKIENAMDGYLEAVSNFEVKYEIYSRFPMDNNYDFKLATVNKNIWIQMLKFANSFDWDNGKSNWNIFQRNDYYIHVFSPVISYNDSYDACEHVTLHAINKSDFHSDDVYLYVKVQDMVRNSKCNKIDVRKTWSINITCKWFKKEFIPLFCKKNNYLEDIIQIEEDREYYEEDIFSRAQMFYMCNKAEVGNEELNKLKEALIFCLNKKSAYSDMGYIKSKLGIQQNLTTNDDIIEYLNSNEFNKYLMKPNYNSSIADDLLRCIKSFTDNYSNHRINDYDIKYLSKKINSLISKMEKIELLGKYDK from the coding sequence ATGAAAAAAAATATATATATTAGCTATAGTTGGGATGACAAAGGAAACATAGAAAAGGTAGAATATATAGTAAAATGTTTAAGAGATACACTAAAATGTGAGTATAATATTATATTAGATCAAGAAATATTTAACAAAGAAACACAAGATGTAAATCGGTTCATAGCAGATAACATCATAGATGCCGATATGGTTATTGTGTTTGTGACACCATCATATGTAATAAAAGCAAATAAGAAAGATGATGGTTATGGAAATAAAAAAGATCAAAAAAGTGGAGTTGAAATAGAAACAGGATATATACTGGAGAGAAAGCATAATTGGGAAAAATCAATTATCACAGTTTTGTTAGATGGAGAAAATGTACCCAAATATTTAAGGCAATTATCATATATTAAAGAGGAAGTAGATTCAAATATAATTCAAACTTTAGAGAGAAAAATCAAAAATTTTATTAGTGAAAAAGATATTCATTGTACATATGAGAACAAAAAAAACAATGAAAATTTACAAACTCCACATAACTTAAATTTAAAAAACAAACCTTTAGATAAAATAGTAGACATTGAGTTTATTTGTACAGGTGAACCGGTAAGAATATCTGGAATACTTTTGTTAGATAAAAGTTATGTTAATTTGGAACATTATCAAATAATTAATATATTTAAAAAAATAGTTTCAGAAAATATTATGAACTATTTCGCTGAAAAGAATTCATTCGTTTTTCAGTGTAATTATTTTAGAATAGAGTTTAAAAATTATGATTCATATAAAAAATTTATTATGAAAATTGAAAATGCAATGGATGGGTATTTAGAGGCTGTTTCAAATTTTGAGGTTAAGTATGAGATTTATTCAAGATTTCCAATGGATAACAATTACGATTTTAAATTAGCTACGGTAAATAAAAACATATGGATTCAAATGTTGAAGTTCGCTAATTCCTTTGATTGGGATAATGGTAAAAGTAATTGGAATATTTTTCAACGCAATGATTATTATATACACGTTTTCTCGCCAGTTATATCATACAATGATAGTTATGATGCATGCGAACACGTAACATTACATGCTATTAATAAAAGTGATTTCCACTCTGACGATGTATATTTGTATGTAAAAGTGCAGGATATGGTACGTAATTCTAAATGTAATAAAATAGATGTAAGAAAAACATGGAGTATTAACATAACATGCAAATGGTTTAAAAAAGAATTTATTCCATTGTTTTGTAAAAAAAATAATTATTTAGAAGATATAATTCAAATAGAAGAAGATAGAGAATATTATGAAGAAGATATTTTTTCTCGAGCTCAAATGTTTTATATGTGTAATAAAGCAGAAGTAGGAAATGAGGAGTTAAATAAATTAAAAGAAGCATTAATATTTTGTCTCAATAAAAAGTCGGCATATAGTGATATGGGATATATAAAAAGTAAACTTGGAATACAACAAAATTTAACAACAAATGATGATATAATAGAATATTTAAATAGTAATGAATTTAATAAATATTTAATGAAACCTAATTATAATTCGTCAATAGCAGATGATTTGTTAAGGTGTATAAAATCATTTACTGATAATTATAGTAATCATAGAATTAATGATTATGATATTAAATATCTTAGCAAAAAAATTAATAGTTTAATAAGTAAAATGGAAAAAATTGAGCTGCTAGGCAAATACGATAAATAA
- a CDS encoding TIR domain-containing protein, which translates to MPQSHLNNLEYTRFANYTGISLIKAQDFFQCLCKEGYIYLKVITRCPICKCECIIDTELDDATFECSDCGEEFNWMNIIGMSNFSYRVNSNIIKEDKEERILSPLEILKNNGIRHREKVIDIVDKIKDRKIIDEEVIGVDKKEKVFIVHGRDEATARRVKEFIKDDLKMEAVILMDMVSGGLTIPEKFEQYANECTYAVILMTPDDELKYEGSSEIIYRARQNVILELGYFWAKWDRRKFAVIKKGNLENPSDIQGVVYLEFSSRVEEVFYELKKEINASLGV; encoded by the coding sequence ATGCCTCAATCGCATCTGAATAATTTAGAGTATACAAGGTTTGCAAATTATACGGGTATATCGTTAATAAAAGCTCAGGATTTTTTTCAATGTCTATGTAAAGAGGGTTATATATACTTAAAAGTAATTACTAGATGCCCGATATGTAAATGTGAATGTATAATTGATACGGAATTAGATGATGCAACATTTGAATGTAGTGATTGCGGGGAAGAATTTAATTGGATGAATATAATAGGAATGTCTAACTTTTCCTACAGAGTTAATTCTAATATAATTAAAGAAGATAAAGAAGAAAGAATTTTATCTCCTTTAGAAATTTTGAAAAATAATGGGATAAGACATAGGGAAAAAGTTATCGATATAGTAGACAAGATTAAAGACCGGAAAATAATAGATGAGGAGGTAATTGGGGTGGATAAGAAAGAAAAAGTGTTTATAGTACATGGGCGTGATGAGGCCACTGCAAGAAGAGTTAAAGAATTTATAAAAGATGATTTAAAAATGGAAGCAGTGATATTGATGGATATGGTAAGTGGTGGACTAACTATTCCTGAAAAGTTTGAGCAATATGCTAATGAATGTACCTATGCAGTAATATTAATGACTCCTGATGATGAGCTTAAATACGAGGGCAGTAGTGAAATAATCTATAGGGCAAGGCAGAATGTAATTCTTGAATTGGGATACTTTTGGGCTAAATGGGATAGAAGAAAATTTGCTGTTATTAAGAAGGGTAATCTAGAAAATCCTTCAGATATACAAGGCGTTGTTTATTTGGAATTTAGTAGTCGTGTTGAAGAGGTTTTTTATGAGTTAAAGAAGGAAATTAATGCTTCGTTAGGAGTATAG